The Buttiauxella selenatireducens genome has a window encoding:
- a CDS encoding 5-oxoprolinase subunit B/C family protein: MRFLAVNLSSFLVELASLDDTLALFEALSAMPEKGIEEIIPAARTLLIRYQPQQTSMAQLAEKIARRPLNQRSARSGQQVTIPVHYNGEDLPAVAELMGITLQDVVRRHQECTWNVAFTGFAPGFAYLVSDTGGWKTPRRSTPRTRIPAGSVALAGEFSGVYPQASPGGWQLIGQTELKMWDLARKQPALLLPGSQVQFVDGSVGSRIISLPAHAEAQTPPITENATMTVLATGLQTLWQDDGRGGKAALGLSESGSMDKNAQHTANRIVGNPTHLPCLEITQGGFRARANGDVVVSITGAACPLTLKTAEGTRYCVESYRPLNLAAGDEIHLGQPARGLRSYLAVRSGFVVQQILGSGARDSLAQVGPDPICVGDILHTGAHPHCNAVLLDELPVPNLPAAGETVTLDIVLGPRTDWFTAQALEHLTAQDWNVTPQSNRIGLRLDGAQKLERRLHQELPSEGTCSGSIQVPASGQPVLFLHDHPLTGGYPVIAAVAEYHLDLAGQIPPGAAIRFNIIQPFTEITGSYTRDHRAA, encoded by the coding sequence GTGAGATTTTTAGCCGTAAACTTAAGCAGTTTTCTGGTCGAACTGGCATCGCTTGACGACACGCTGGCACTTTTCGAGGCGCTTAGCGCTATGCCAGAAAAGGGTATCGAAGAGATTATCCCTGCCGCGCGGACGTTGTTGATCCGTTATCAACCGCAACAAACCAGCATGGCGCAGCTCGCAGAAAAGATCGCCCGGCGTCCTTTGAATCAGCGCAGTGCGCGCAGTGGGCAGCAGGTAACTATCCCCGTGCACTACAACGGCGAAGATCTCCCCGCCGTCGCTGAGTTAATGGGGATCACGCTTCAGGACGTTGTCCGCCGTCATCAGGAATGTACCTGGAACGTGGCGTTTACCGGCTTTGCGCCCGGTTTTGCCTATCTGGTTTCAGACACGGGCGGATGGAAAACACCGCGCCGCAGTACGCCGCGCACCCGCATTCCCGCAGGTTCAGTCGCCCTGGCCGGAGAGTTCAGCGGTGTTTATCCGCAAGCAAGTCCTGGCGGCTGGCAGCTTATCGGCCAGACAGAATTAAAAATGTGGGACCTTGCGCGCAAGCAGCCAGCTTTGCTGTTGCCAGGCAGCCAGGTTCAGTTTGTTGATGGAAGCGTTGGCTCCAGAATCATCTCTTTGCCTGCTCATGCCGAGGCACAAACCCCACCGATAACGGAAAACGCGACGATGACCGTGCTTGCCACAGGTCTGCAAACCTTGTGGCAGGATGACGGGCGTGGCGGGAAAGCCGCACTGGGTTTATCGGAATCAGGATCGATGGACAAAAATGCGCAGCACACCGCAAATCGTATTGTGGGTAACCCGACGCACTTGCCGTGTCTGGAGATAACGCAAGGCGGTTTTCGCGCCCGGGCAAACGGTGATGTGGTCGTGAGCATTACGGGGGCGGCCTGTCCGCTCACCCTGAAAACCGCTGAAGGCACGCGCTATTGCGTAGAAAGCTATCGTCCGCTGAATTTAGCCGCAGGGGATGAAATCCACCTGGGTCAGCCCGCTCGCGGTTTACGCAGCTATCTTGCGGTGCGTAGCGGGTTTGTTGTGCAGCAAATTCTTGGGAGCGGCGCGCGCGACAGCCTGGCGCAAGTCGGCCCGGACCCGATTTGTGTCGGCGACATTTTACACACCGGCGCACATCCACATTGCAACGCTGTTTTGCTGGATGAACTCCCGGTGCCAAATCTGCCTGCCGCTGGCGAAACCGTCACTCTGGATATTGTGCTTGGCCCGCGCACTGACTGGTTTACCGCTCAGGCGTTAGAGCATTTAACGGCGCAGGACTGGAATGTGACCCCACAGTCTAACCGTATCGGATTGCGGCTGGATGGGGCGCAAAAACTGGAGCGACGCCTGCATCAGGAACTGCCGAGCGAGGGGACGTGCAGCGGATCTATCCAGGTCCCAGCCAGCGGCCAACCGGTGCTGTTCTTACATGACCACCCCTTAACGGGCGGTTATCCGGTTATCGCCGCCGTCGCTGAATATCACCTTGATTTGGCTGGGCAAATCCCGCCAGGTGCTGCCATCCGGTTCAACATTATCCAACCGTTTACCGAAATAACAGGGAGTTACACCCGTGACCACCGCGCTGCATAA
- a CDS encoding acetyl/propionyl/methylcrotonyl-CoA carboxylase subunit alpha, protein MTTALHKVLIANRGEIAVRIIRACRDYGAQAVAVYADPDANAMHVQMADEAWALPGTSSADTYLNIEALVNIARRSGATMVHPGYGFLSERAEFARAVQAAGLIWIGPQPETIEKLGDKVQARKIAMEVGAPLVKGTPDPVSSGREVLDFAATYGLPVAIKAAFGGGGRGLKVAWKLEEVEELYHSATREALTAFGRAECYVEQYLDRPRHIEAQVIADKHGNVVVLGTRDCSLQRRNQKLVEEAPAPFITETLREQIHQAAHDICAHAGYIGAGTVEFLLSRDGTLSFLEVNTRLQVEHPVTEETTGLDIVVEQLRIAEGLPLSIQATPAPRGHSFEFRINAEDAGKGYLPTPGKITVFRAPSGPGIRLDSGVDETSSVPGCYDSLMAKLIVTGSTREQAIARARRALREFEIGGVASVLPFHRAVMDDADFTDGFAVHTRWIETDFAGRIEFAPRQVPKPDEVLTRTWIELDGRRVQLGLPANMFSGAVISEPGNVLTPVAEPVNEDAIEAPISGVLHSWLAQEGKAVQQGEVIAVMEAMKMEVQVVAHRSGTLKHQATTGNTMDAGSVLGVISPLS, encoded by the coding sequence GTGACCACCGCGCTGCATAAAGTTCTGATCGCCAACCGTGGCGAGATTGCCGTTCGTATTATTCGTGCCTGCCGGGATTACGGTGCGCAGGCGGTGGCGGTGTACGCTGACCCGGATGCCAACGCGATGCACGTGCAAATGGCCGATGAAGCCTGGGCGCTGCCTGGCACAAGCTCCGCAGACACCTATTTAAACATTGAGGCGCTGGTGAATATTGCCAGACGCAGCGGTGCAACGATGGTGCACCCTGGTTATGGGTTCCTCTCTGAACGTGCTGAATTTGCTCGTGCGGTGCAGGCGGCGGGGCTCATCTGGATTGGCCCGCAACCGGAAACTATCGAAAAGCTCGGCGACAAAGTGCAGGCGCGTAAAATCGCTATGGAAGTGGGCGCGCCCCTGGTAAAAGGCACGCCTGATCCGGTGAGCAGCGGGAGAGAAGTGCTGGATTTTGCCGCCACTTATGGTTTGCCTGTGGCGATAAAAGCCGCCTTTGGCGGCGGTGGGCGCGGTCTGAAAGTGGCCTGGAAACTTGAAGAAGTGGAAGAGCTTTATCACTCTGCGACTCGCGAGGCACTGACCGCATTTGGGCGAGCTGAATGTTATGTCGAGCAGTATCTTGACCGCCCACGCCATATAGAAGCGCAGGTGATAGCCGATAAACACGGCAATGTGGTGGTGCTCGGTACGCGTGACTGCTCATTGCAACGTCGCAACCAGAAACTGGTGGAAGAAGCGCCCGCCCCGTTTATTACTGAAACCCTTCGCGAGCAAATCCACCAGGCTGCCCACGATATTTGTGCCCATGCGGGTTACATTGGCGCAGGCACCGTGGAGTTTTTACTGAGCCGCGACGGGACGTTGTCGTTCCTCGAAGTGAATACCCGCCTCCAGGTAGAACATCCGGTCACCGAAGAGACAACCGGGCTGGATATTGTGGTGGAACAATTGCGGATTGCGGAAGGTTTACCGTTGAGTATTCAGGCAACGCCTGCACCGCGTGGCCACTCGTTTGAGTTCCGCATTAACGCCGAAGATGCCGGAAAAGGCTATTTACCTACGCCAGGCAAGATAACGGTATTCCGTGCACCCAGCGGGCCGGGGATTCGTCTGGACAGTGGCGTTGACGAAACATCAAGCGTACCAGGCTGTTATGACTCGCTGATGGCAAAACTTATCGTCACCGGTAGCACGCGCGAACAGGCCATTGCCCGCGCACGCCGCGCCCTGCGTGAGTTTGAAATCGGCGGCGTTGCATCCGTACTGCCGTTCCATCGTGCAGTGATGGACGATGCCGATTTTACCGACGGTTTCGCCGTTCATACCCGCTGGATTGAAACTGACTTTGCCGGGCGCATTGAATTTGCCCCGCGCCAGGTACCCAAACCGGATGAAGTTTTAACTCGTACCTGGATTGAACTTGATGGTCGCCGGGTTCAGCTCGGCCTGCCTGCGAACATGTTTAGCGGCGCGGTTATCTCAGAACCTGGCAATGTGCTGACGCCTGTGGCTGAACCGGTCAATGAAGACGCCATTGAAGCGCCCATTTCTGGCGTGCTTCACAGTTGGTTGGCGCAAGAGGGCAAAGCGGTGCAGCAAGGCGAAGTGATTGCCGTCATGGAAGCCATGAAAATGGAAGTCCAGGTTGTGGCACATCGCAGCGGCACGTTGAAACATCAGGCTACGACCGGTAATACGATGGATGCCGGGAGCGTGCTTGGGGTGATTAGCCCGCTTAGCTGA
- a CDS encoding PA4780 family RIO1-like protein kinase produces the protein MKIPNRLQPLVDDGLVDDVLQRLKSGKEADVYTVLCGDKIQCAKVYKEAMQRSFKQAVQYQEGRKVRNTRNNRAMQKGSKFGRKQQEETWQMAEVDALFRLANAGVRVPQPYMCIDGVLLMELVTDAEGAVAPRLSDVTLDEESAIADFDTMIRNIVRMLCAGLVHGDLSEFNVLLDAQGPVIIDLPQAVDAAANNHAESMFKRDVNNITAYYGQFAPQLLGTRYAKEIWALYEDGKLTPETPLTGLFVEEIHDVDMDSLMDEIITAEDDFYERQRALKEREQE, from the coding sequence ATGAAAATCCCAAACAGACTCCAACCGCTGGTCGATGACGGCCTGGTTGATGATGTGCTCCAGCGACTGAAGAGCGGCAAAGAAGCCGACGTTTACACCGTTTTATGCGGTGACAAAATCCAGTGCGCCAAAGTGTACAAAGAAGCGATGCAACGCAGCTTTAAGCAGGCGGTGCAGTATCAGGAAGGGCGTAAAGTCCGTAATACCCGTAATAACCGCGCCATGCAGAAAGGCTCAAAATTCGGACGCAAGCAGCAGGAAGAAACCTGGCAAATGGCCGAGGTCGATGCGCTGTTCCGTCTTGCTAACGCCGGAGTCCGCGTCCCGCAGCCTTATATGTGCATTGACGGCGTGTTATTGATGGAACTGGTCACGGACGCTGAAGGTGCTGTTGCGCCACGTCTTAGCGATGTCACCCTGGACGAAGAAAGCGCCATTGCTGATTTCGATACGATGATCCGCAATATCGTGCGCATGTTGTGTGCAGGTCTTGTGCATGGGGATTTATCGGAGTTTAACGTGCTGCTCGATGCGCAAGGGCCGGTCATTATCGACTTGCCGCAAGCGGTAGACGCCGCCGCAAACAACCATGCGGAATCCATGTTCAAACGTGATGTGAATAACATCACGGCCTACTATGGCCAGTTTGCTCCGCAGTTGCTGGGCACACGTTACGCGAAAGAAATCTGGGCGTTATATGAAGATGGAAAATTAACCCCAGAAACACCGCTAACCGGTCTGTTCGTCGAAGAGATTCATGACGTGGATATGGATTCACTGATGGATGAAATCATTACCGCGGAAGATGATTTTTACGAGCGTCAGCGGGCGCTCAAAGAGCGCGAACAAGAATAA